In Juglans microcarpa x Juglans regia isolate MS1-56 chromosome 7D, Jm3101_v1.0, whole genome shotgun sequence, the following are encoded in one genomic region:
- the LOC121238524 gene encoding transcription factor DUO1 — MEANGDEGIRKGPWKAEEDEVLLNHVKKYGPRDWSSIRSKGLLQRTGKSCRLRWVNKLRPNLKNGCKFSLEEERVVIELQAQFGNKWAKIATYLPGRTDNDVKNFWSSRQKRLARILQTSATPSKPQKNKREAQSSHGCCQGSNSCPALEAPKFSSSSEGESSARAQSCSSSFMENSEMIRMVPLPDLVNPKLLNFDTSLIHHEFSPAKKSPFIESQVRQIPFSQIPQPQPDVTFSPESQELLARLEDPSIFDMFGTLDASGLGNGAQLPIGTQLFEPVGSCRNGTKEKIDIPITPDSIFDDFPTDVFDHIEPAPSSSDL, encoded by the exons ATGGAAGCGAATGGAGATGAGGGTATAAGAAAAGGGCCGTGGAAGGCAGAGGAAGATGAAGTGCTGTTAAACCATGTGAAGAAGTATGGCCCCAGAGACTGGAGCTCCATTCGATCCAAAGGCCTCTTGCAGAGGACCGGAAAGTCGTGCCGTCTTCGTTGGGTCAATAAGCTTAGACCCAATTTGAAGAA TGGCTGCAAATTTTCATTAGAGGAGGAGAGGGTGGTGATAGAGTTACAGGCACAGTTTGGGAACAAATGGGCAAAAATCGCAACCTATCTGCCGGGAAGAACCGATAATGATGTGAAGAACTTTTGGAGTAGCAGGCAGAAAAGGCTAGCGAGGATTCTGCAGACTTCAGCAACACCCTCCAAACCACAGAAGAACAAAAGGGAAGCTCAGTCTAGCCACGGTTGTTGTCAAGGGTCCAATAGTTGTCCTGCACTGGAG gctCCAAAGTTCAGTTCTTCATCGGAGGGAGAATCATCGGCAAGGGCTCAGTCATGCTCATCATCCTTCATGGAGAACTCTGAAATGATCAGAATGGTTCCACTACCAGATCTTGTTAACCCCAAGTTGCTTAATTTTGACACTAGTCTTATTCATCATGAGTTCTCCCCAGCCAAGAAGAGCCCATTCATTGAGTCCCAAGTACGACAAATCCCATTTTCTCAAATTCCACAACCCCAACCAGACGTCACATTCTCACCAGAAAGCCAAGAACTCTTGGCCAGACTTGAAGACCCCAGTATTTTTGATATGTTTGGAACACTGGATGCTTCTGGACTCGGAAATGGAGCTCAGCTTCCCATTGGAACTCAATTATTTGAACCTGTAGGAAGTTGCAGAAATGGTACCAAGGAAAAAATTGACATTCCCATTACCCCGGACAGCATCTTTGATGACTTCCCAACCGACGTGTTTGATCATATTGAGCCAGCTCCAAGCTCTTCAGACCTATAA